TAGTTTCATGATTGGTTGAGATGTTATCTTTTGAACATTAGCAGTTGACTTCTAGAAATCCTTTAGAAGTAATAAGCTATTGATTGGAAAAATTACTTATCGTTAGTCTAAAACATATGTCCGTGTCTTTAAGGTagtgtttggtggagagacagatactgaaagactgagactgagagacagagactaagagacagagactgaaataAGTTTTAGTATTCTGTTTAGTGTCAAGTGAGagacaaaaattgaaacaagaataaaactctaatttaatttgcataaaggataaaattggaattaattaattaaaatgagagtattttaggtataaaatattattaaaatttcagtctctgtttttaaaaatatcagtCCCCTGTGTCCCTACATTTTGGAAGcactaaaatactaaaattttggggacagagacagaaattttaataCCAGTCTCTGAgccaacaaattttaattatatatatgattgTCCTCTCTCTCCCAAACAATTTTAGTAAACATTATTAGTATTAAAGATGTgtagttttatatttgatttattattttttgttttgtttacaGGAAAACCATGTTGGAGGGCAAATCAAACTTAAGGTCAAAATTTTAACAGCAAATTTTAGAGAAGATGAACTTGTGGACATGATGATAAACTTATTTGCTACTTATCTATTTCAACTCttttttgttattgtattttttgtaaaattagatGATATAGTTCGAGGTTGTCATGACTTAGGCTATAGTATTATGGTACTttgaaaaatgatgatgatataaGTACAAATAGTTATGACGTAGATTAGTATTATGTTATTTTGCAATGATGATCTAATGTGATTGTAGATTTTACaacaatttttataaatcaaatttgatggaaaatattcaattaatttttttttgtaatttgatTCAAATAGTTTAGGTTATTTATTggtaatgaattaaaaaaaagttggaaCTAATTTCATTCATGAGAAAAGAattgtaaataaagaattatatattacaaaaaatcgttgtcaaaaatcacaaaagacaatggtgttaaaattgttgtctTAGACGACTATAAAATGGCAATGGTATTAAAACCGTTGCCAAAAAATGACACCAACGGTAATGCTTTAAAACCGTTGGCTTTgtgaataataaaagggataagtacttttttcgtcccCAAAGTCTCGGGTcgaaatcaaaatcgtccccgatctttttttttattaaaatcatccttaacgTTTAAAAACgctttaaaatcatcctttcccgaatttttggaccaaaataccctcatcatcatcatttttctaccaccaccaccaccctcCCACACTGTAACCCCCCCACCCCTCACCCCACTCCCTCTCCACTGTAACCCCTCCTCCCACTNNNNNNNNNNNNNNNNNNNNNNNNNNNNNNNNNNNNNNNNNNNNNNNNNNNNNNNNNNNNNNNNNNNNNNNNNNNNNNNNNNNNNNNNNNNNNNNNNNNNNNNNNNNNNNNNNNNNNNNNNNNNNNNNNNNNNNNNNNNNNNNNNNNNNNNNNNNNNNNNNNNNNNNNNNNNNNNNNNNNNNNNNNNNNNNNNNNNNNNNNNNNNNNNNNNNNNNNNNNNNNNNNNNNNNNNNNNNNNNNNNNNNNNNNNNNNNNNNNNNNNNNNNNNNNNNNNNNNNNNNNNNNNNNNNNNNNNNNNNNNNNNNNNNNNNNNNNNNNNNNNNNNNNNNNNNNNNNNNNNNNNNNNNNNNNNNNNNNNNNNNNNNNNNNNNNNNNNNNNNNNNNNNNNNNNNNNNNNNNNNNNNNNNNNNNNNNNNNNNNNNNNNNNNNNNNNNNNNNNNNNNNNNNNNNNNNNNNNNNNNNNNNNNNNNNNNNNNNNNNNNNNNNNNNNNNNNNNNNNNNNNNNNNNNNNNNNNNNNNNNNNNNNNNNNNNNNNNNNNNNNNNNNNNNNNNGAGGAGAGAGACGAAGAAATGGGGTGgggtgtttttttttaatattatttttaatttttattaatagttaagggtattttggtccaaaaattcggaaaaggatgattttaaatcgtttttaaacgttgaggatgattttaataacaaaaaaaggtcagggacgattttgattttgaccccaGACCTTGgggacgaaaaaagtacttatccCATAATAAAACTACAAAAGTTTAAAACCGTTGCCTATCTAGTTACGGTATTAAACTGTTGGATCATTAATAAGAACGGTTCTAAAGCATTGTTTATCGAGTAACGGATTGAAACcgttgtttaaaatttttggtcAAAACTGTTGTCTATGCTAGTAACTGTGGCAACGATTTTTTTGTTACCGTTGCCTTAGGTAAAAAACTGTTGCCTATGACCATTGAAAACGGCCGCATATACCACAGGTCAAAAACTGTTGCCAAAGCATTGCCTAAAGTTTTAGGAACGGTTTTTTTATCTATGGCAATGGTTTTTGACCGTTGTAAAAACCCTTGTTTGTTGTAGtgaaataaaacaataaacaatGTAA
This portion of the Arachis duranensis cultivar V14167 chromosome 6, aradu.V14167.gnm2.J7QH, whole genome shotgun sequence genome encodes:
- the LOC107493589 gene encoding pyruvate dehydrogenase E1 component subunit alpha-1, mitochondrial isoform X3, with product MSDPSSTYRTCDEISNVRQERDLIERVRKLLLAHGIASEKEMKDIEKQVRKDVDDAIAKAKENHVGGQIKLKVKILTANFREDELVDMMINLFATYLFQLFFVIVFFVKLDDIVRGCHDLGYSIMVL